One window of Arthrobacter oryzae genomic DNA carries:
- a CDS encoding cytochrome P450 — protein MSSSTETAGRCPFGYGAEAPAGHHGYEPFQMKDPFGAYAELRSEQPVMFDERVGLYVVSRYDDIKAVFEDWETFSSENAQAPVRERGPAAKKIMEDGGFTAYSGLSARRPPEHTRIRAVVQKAFTPRRYKALEPFIRENVVKLIEKMLSREERRGDMVKDLAYDVPTITILTLIGADVTRVDTFKRWSDSRAAMTWGDLSDEEQVPHARNLVEYWQECLRLVRVAHEEGGDNLTADLVKAQHEGAEISDHEIASVLYSLLFAGHETTTTLIANALRELLARPAQWQQLVEDPKKIPAAIDEVLRYAGSIVGWRRKALKDTEVGGVPIEEGSQLLLLMGSANRDESKFEAGEDFDITRPNAREHLSFGFGIHYCLGNMLAKLQAKIALEEVARLAPELQLEDPEAIAFRENLSFRVPETVPVTWKA, from the coding sequence ATGTCATCGTCGACAGAAACGGCCGGCCGCTGTCCCTTCGGATACGGCGCCGAAGCCCCCGCCGGACACCACGGCTATGAGCCCTTCCAGATGAAGGACCCTTTCGGTGCCTATGCCGAGCTCCGGTCCGAACAGCCGGTGATGTTCGATGAGCGCGTCGGCCTCTACGTTGTCTCCCGCTACGACGACATCAAGGCCGTTTTTGAGGACTGGGAAACCTTCTCCAGCGAAAACGCCCAGGCCCCGGTCCGCGAGCGCGGACCCGCCGCGAAAAAGATCATGGAAGACGGCGGCTTCACCGCCTACTCCGGACTTTCCGCCCGTCGCCCGCCGGAGCACACCCGGATCCGCGCCGTGGTGCAGAAGGCCTTCACGCCCCGCCGCTACAAAGCACTGGAGCCTTTCATCCGGGAAAACGTCGTCAAACTCATCGAGAAAATGCTCTCCCGCGAAGAGCGCCGCGGCGACATGGTCAAGGACCTCGCCTACGACGTCCCCACCATCACCATCCTCACCCTGATCGGCGCGGACGTTACCCGGGTGGACACCTTCAAGCGCTGGAGTGATTCCCGCGCCGCCATGACGTGGGGTGACCTGAGCGATGAGGAACAGGTCCCGCACGCCCGCAACCTGGTCGAATACTGGCAGGAATGCCTGCGCCTGGTCCGCGTGGCCCATGAGGAAGGCGGGGACAACCTCACCGCTGACCTCGTGAAGGCACAGCACGAAGGCGCGGAAATCTCGGACCATGAGATCGCCTCGGTTCTCTACAGCCTGCTCTTCGCCGGTCACGAAACCACCACCACGCTGATCGCCAATGCCCTGCGGGAGCTGCTGGCCCGTCCCGCGCAGTGGCAGCAGCTGGTCGAAGACCCCAAGAAAATCCCCGCAGCGATCGACGAGGTCCTCCGCTACGCCGGCTCGATCGTCGGCTGGCGCCGCAAGGCCCTGAAAGACACCGAAGTGGGCGGGGTCCCCATCGAGGAGGGGTCGCAGCTGCTGCTCCTGATGGGCTCTGCCAACCGCGATGAAAGCAAGTTCGAAGCCGGCGAAGACTTCGACATCACCCGCCCCAACGCCCGCGAGCACCTCTCCTTCGGCTTCGGAATCCACTACTGCCTGGGCAACATGCTGGCCAAGCTCCAGGCCAAAATCGCGCTCGAGGAAGTGGCCCGGCTCGCCCCGGAGCTGCAGCTCGAGGACCCGGAGGCCATCGCCTTCCGCGAGAACCTCTCCTTCCGTGTCCCCGAGACCGTTCCTGTCACCTGGAAGGCCTGA
- a CDS encoding PEP/pyruvate-binding domain-containing protein — protein MQSNEYIQFFDGGIEPELENLGGKGASLVTMTSAGMPVPPGFVVTTAQFDAFMDEAGITRHIHQLLADLDPEDMGQVDKVSAAIREDICSRPVPPAMRELTITAYESLMARFDSPVPVAVRSSATAEDLPDASFAGQQDTYLWLDGVKAVTEHIRQCWASLFTSRAIIYRLKNSIPNEGLSMAVVVQKMVNSRVSGVAITMDPTNGDRSKITIDSSYGVGEMVVSGQVTPDNILLDKVTLAVVSEHLGDKHAELVPDAGAKRLVEREVDAERRGRRSLTDAELTAVARMAKRAEKHYKCPQDIEWALDADLPDGDNLLLLQSRPETVHSSKPAPQTAPQPVVSGGFFSAFSTPTLNPSA, from the coding sequence ATGCAAAGCAATGAATACATCCAGTTCTTCGACGGCGGCATCGAACCTGAGCTTGAAAACCTTGGGGGCAAGGGCGCTTCCCTGGTCACCATGACCTCCGCCGGCATGCCTGTCCCGCCCGGCTTTGTGGTCACCACCGCCCAGTTCGATGCGTTCATGGACGAAGCAGGCATCACCCGGCACATCCACCAGCTCCTCGCCGATCTGGATCCCGAGGACATGGGCCAGGTGGACAAGGTGTCCGCCGCCATCCGCGAGGACATCTGTTCCCGCCCCGTACCGCCGGCAATGCGTGAACTGACCATCACCGCCTACGAGTCGCTCATGGCCCGCTTCGACTCGCCGGTGCCGGTGGCCGTCCGCTCCAGCGCCACCGCCGAGGACCTGCCCGACGCCTCCTTTGCCGGCCAGCAGGACACCTACCTGTGGCTCGACGGGGTCAAAGCGGTCACCGAGCACATCCGCCAGTGCTGGGCCTCGCTCTTCACCTCCCGCGCCATCATCTACCGGCTCAAGAACAGCATCCCCAATGAGGGCCTGTCGATGGCCGTTGTGGTGCAGAAGATGGTCAACTCACGGGTGTCCGGCGTCGCCATCACCATGGACCCCACCAACGGTGACCGCTCCAAGATCACCATCGACTCCTCCTACGGGGTGGGGGAGATGGTGGTGTCCGGCCAGGTCACCCCGGACAACATCCTGCTGGACAAGGTGACGCTCGCCGTCGTCAGCGAACACCTCGGCGATAAGCACGCCGAACTGGTCCCCGACGCCGGCGCCAAGCGCCTGGTGGAACGCGAGGTCGACGCCGAACGCCGCGGCCGCCGCAGCCTCACCGATGCGGAACTCACCGCCGTCGCCCGGATGGCCAAGCGGGCCGAGAAACACTACAAGTGCCCCCAGGACATCGAATGGGCCCTCGACGCGGACCTGCCCGACGGCGACAACCTGCTGCTGCTCCAGTCCCGCCCGGAGACCGTGCACTCCTCGAAACCTGCCCCGCAGACGGCCCCGCAGCCGGTCGTCTCCGGCGGCTTCTTCAGCGCATTCAGCACGCCAACACTCAACCCTTCCGCCTAA
- a CDS encoding PEP-utilizing enzyme, translated as MSLKSFPKPSELAVPAGADGWEKIYPYYLVFQDRLKEQEDAKFWFCDSQHWPTVFKPFETIGGEFAVKCLGQYNARHLMIPNANGIEFRIHLGYLYMSPIPVPEDQIAARVPLFEQRVGHYFQNWEQLLKEWHVKVKGTIAEMETISFPKLPDMVPMEDIVTGKGKDGSEKLLESYDRLIQLAYQNWQYHFEFLNLGYIAYLDFFNFCKQVFPNVPDQSIATMVQGVDMELFRPDDELKGLAKLAVELGLQAHFGNTDDVDATLGAVAAAPGGDRWIAQYEGAKDPWFNFTVGNGFYGHDKYWNEHQEIPLGYIADYIRRVDDGQEIMRPVEALIIERDRIIEEYRDLLEGDNQAVFDAKRGLAATAYPYVENHNFYIEHWTMGVFWRKIRELSRMMHAEGFWTEPDDLLYLGRNEVRDALFDLVTGWGVGAKPIGPDFWPEEIERRRGIVDALKTARPAPALNTPPESITEPFTRMLWGITTEQVQQWLGAGEAVEGGGLRGMAASPGVVEGLARVVTDADQLSEVQQGEILVATVTAPSWGPIFGKIKATVTDIGGMMSHAAIVCREYGLPAVTGTGSASTTIKTGQRLRVDGTKGTVQILDALEPDLLAAGSGAHAHSHV; from the coding sequence ATGTCCCTGAAGTCCTTCCCCAAACCCTCCGAGCTAGCGGTCCCCGCCGGCGCCGACGGCTGGGAAAAGATCTACCCCTACTACCTCGTGTTCCAGGACAGGCTCAAGGAACAGGAGGACGCCAAGTTCTGGTTCTGCGACAGCCAGCACTGGCCCACCGTCTTCAAGCCCTTTGAAACCATCGGCGGCGAGTTCGCGGTCAAGTGCCTGGGCCAGTACAACGCCCGGCACCTGATGATCCCCAACGCCAACGGCATCGAATTCCGCATCCACCTTGGCTACCTCTACATGTCGCCCATCCCCGTGCCGGAAGACCAGATCGCCGCGCGTGTGCCGCTGTTCGAGCAGCGCGTGGGCCACTACTTCCAGAACTGGGAGCAGCTGCTCAAGGAGTGGCACGTCAAAGTCAAGGGCACCATCGCCGAGATGGAAACCATTTCCTTCCCCAAACTTCCGGACATGGTCCCCATGGAGGACATCGTTACCGGCAAGGGCAAGGACGGTTCCGAAAAGCTGCTGGAAAGCTACGACCGCCTGATCCAGCTGGCCTACCAGAACTGGCAGTACCACTTTGAATTCCTGAACCTGGGCTACATCGCCTACCTGGACTTCTTCAACTTCTGCAAGCAGGTCTTCCCGAACGTCCCGGACCAGTCGATCGCCACCATGGTGCAGGGCGTGGACATGGAGCTCTTCCGCCCGGACGACGAACTCAAGGGACTCGCTAAGCTCGCCGTGGAACTGGGACTCCAGGCCCACTTTGGCAACACGGACGACGTCGATGCCACCTTGGGTGCCGTCGCCGCCGCTCCGGGCGGGGACCGCTGGATCGCCCAGTACGAAGGGGCCAAGGACCCGTGGTTCAACTTCACGGTGGGCAACGGCTTCTACGGCCACGACAAGTACTGGAACGAGCACCAGGAAATCCCGCTCGGCTACATCGCGGACTACATCCGGCGCGTGGACGACGGCCAGGAAATCATGCGTCCCGTCGAAGCCCTGATCATCGAACGGGACCGCATCATCGAGGAGTACCGCGACCTGCTCGAAGGCGACAACCAGGCGGTCTTCGACGCCAAGCGCGGCCTTGCCGCCACCGCCTACCCCTACGTGGAGAACCACAACTTCTACATCGAGCACTGGACCATGGGCGTCTTCTGGCGCAAGATCCGTGAGCTCTCCCGCATGATGCACGCCGAGGGCTTCTGGACCGAACCGGACGACCTCCTCTACCTGGGCCGCAACGAGGTCCGCGACGCACTCTTTGACCTGGTCACCGGCTGGGGCGTCGGCGCCAAGCCGATCGGGCCGGACTTCTGGCCGGAGGAGATCGAACGCCGGCGCGGCATTGTGGACGCGCTCAAGACCGCCCGGCCTGCCCCGGCGCTGAACACGCCGCCGGAGTCCATCACCGAACCCTTCACCCGGATGCTCTGGGGCATCACCACCGAGCAGGTCCAGCAGTGGCTGGGTGCCGGCGAAGCGGTGGAAGGCGGCGGACTGCGCGGCATGGCAGCCTCACCTGGTGTGGTGGAAGGCCTGGCCCGCGTTGTCACCGACGCGGACCAGCTCTCCGAAGTGCAGCAGGGCGAGATCCTCGTTGCCACCGTGACGGCGCCTTCATGGGGTCCGATCTTCGGGAAGATCAAGGCTACGGTCACGGACATCGGCGGCATGATGAGCCACGCCGCGATCGTGTGCCGCGAATACGGACTTCCGGCCGTGACCGGGACCGGTTCGGCCTCCACCACCATCAAGACCGGCCAGAGGCTGCGGGTGGACGGGACCAAGGGCACGGTCCAGATCCTCGACGCGCTGGAACCTGACCTCCTGGCCGCCGGTTCCGGCGCGCACGCCCACAGCCATGTCTGA
- a CDS encoding SDR family NAD(P)-dependent oxidoreductase: MSDVTMPEAGKTVLITGAAGGLGRAFALGFAGRGYRVAVADINLEGAEQTAKLVREIGGEAAAFPADVTSVDSTEDLAKSCAEFGNGSIDVVLNNAAVYAGVTRSPFEDIDPAEWDLVMNVNLKGPWLVTRAASPYLPEGGRVINLSSATIFSGSEQWLHYVASKGGVVAMTRVMAKELGRRGITVNAIAPGFTLTEASYGLMENAENYGVDRGAIKRASQPEDIVGAALFLAGPDSSYYTGQTMVVDGGRQFI, from the coding sequence ATGTCTGACGTGACCATGCCTGAAGCAGGGAAAACTGTCCTGATCACCGGTGCCGCCGGCGGGCTGGGCCGGGCGTTCGCGCTCGGCTTCGCCGGCCGCGGCTACCGGGTCGCGGTGGCGGACATCAACCTTGAAGGCGCCGAGCAGACGGCGAAGCTGGTCCGCGAAATCGGCGGCGAAGCCGCAGCCTTCCCAGCGGACGTCACCAGCGTGGACTCCACGGAGGACCTCGCGAAAAGCTGCGCGGAGTTCGGAAACGGAAGCATCGACGTCGTCCTTAACAACGCCGCGGTGTACGCCGGGGTGACCCGGAGCCCGTTCGAGGACATTGACCCGGCCGAATGGGACCTGGTCATGAACGTGAACCTCAAGGGCCCGTGGCTGGTGACCCGCGCGGCCAGCCCCTACCTCCCGGAGGGCGGACGCGTCATCAACCTCTCCAGCGCCACCATCTTCAGCGGCTCCGAGCAATGGCTGCATTACGTCGCCTCCAAGGGAGGCGTGGTGGCCATGACCCGGGTCATGGCCAAGGAACTGGGCCGGCGGGGGATCACGGTCAACGCGATCGCCCCGGGCTTCACTCTCACCGAGGCCAGTTACGGGCTGATGGAAAACGCCGAGAACTACGGCGTGGACCGCGGTGCGATCAAGCGGGCCAGCCAGCCGGAGGACATCGTGGGTGCCGCGCTCTTCCTCGCCGGACCCGACAGCTCCTACTACACCGGCCAGACCATGGTGGTGGACGGCGGCCGCCAGTTCATCTGA
- a CDS encoding 2Fe-2S iron-sulfur cluster-binding protein, with protein MPTVHFTDAQGAVRDVQGNAGDSVMETAVRNGVPGIVAECGGSLSCATCHVFVREDCVSQLPPMEDMEDEMLYGTAVDREDNSRLSCQLRLTDDIELFVTTPETQV; from the coding sequence ATGCCAACGGTTCACTTCACCGACGCCCAAGGCGCCGTCCGCGACGTTCAGGGCAACGCGGGCGACTCGGTCATGGAAACCGCGGTACGCAACGGCGTCCCCGGAATCGTGGCCGAATGCGGCGGCTCACTGTCCTGTGCCACCTGCCACGTCTTCGTCCGGGAGGACTGCGTTTCGCAGCTGCCGCCCATGGAGGACATGGAGGACGAAATGCTCTACGGCACCGCCGTGGACCGCGAGGACAACTCCCGGCTGTCCTGCCAGCTGCGCCTGACGGACGACATCGAACTGTTCGTCACCACCCCGGAAACGCAGGTGTAG
- a CDS encoding NAD(P)/FAD-dependent oxidoreductase — translation MGTHAAAQPTSVTAGAQTLPTRTGLLIIGASQSGVQLAVSLRALGFDEHITLLGDEDHRPYQRPALSKEFLQGTVESESLIFRSNEYWAEHNVELVKGEYIVRIDKEADGSGVAHASSGREFPFKRLALTVGARARKLDIDGGDLDGVLYLRNADDALALKARVGNATDVVVIGGGFIGLEAASSLHKMGRNVTVLEFGPRLVGRAVGEETAEYFLQAHRARGLDIRLNTSAARFTANDAAGENQNSVAAVELQDGTVLPAQIVLIGIGVIPNTQLAEQLGLAVDNGVVVDRFALASDGTTVAVGDVANMPNPVPGSEPGERIRLESVNNAIEHAKVAAYSLTGRREEYAGIPWFWSNQADLKLQIAGLCNGYDRTVLRRDEERGKFSVLYYRQGRIIAADCVNAPLDFMAVKNALAKGRNIPADAAEDTATPLKTITTDS, via the coding sequence GTGGGCACCCACGCAGCGGCGCAGCCGACCAGCGTCACAGCCGGGGCACAAACCCTCCCCACACGGACGGGGCTCCTGATCATCGGCGCGAGCCAGTCGGGCGTGCAGCTCGCTGTATCCCTTCGCGCCCTGGGCTTCGACGAGCACATCACCCTCCTCGGCGACGAGGACCACCGCCCGTACCAGCGGCCGGCACTGTCCAAGGAGTTCCTGCAAGGCACGGTGGAGAGCGAATCACTCATCTTCCGCTCCAACGAGTACTGGGCCGAGCACAACGTGGAGCTGGTCAAGGGCGAATACATCGTCCGCATCGACAAGGAAGCGGACGGGTCCGGGGTGGCGCATGCGTCCTCCGGCCGGGAGTTCCCCTTCAAACGGCTCGCGCTCACCGTGGGTGCCCGTGCGCGGAAACTGGACATCGACGGCGGGGACCTGGACGGCGTGCTGTACCTGCGCAACGCCGACGACGCCCTGGCACTTAAGGCCCGGGTGGGCAACGCCACGGACGTGGTGGTGATCGGCGGCGGGTTCATCGGCCTCGAAGCCGCGTCCAGCCTGCATAAAATGGGCAGGAACGTCACGGTCCTCGAGTTCGGTCCGCGCCTTGTGGGCCGGGCCGTGGGGGAGGAGACCGCCGAGTACTTCCTGCAGGCACACCGCGCCCGCGGCCTGGACATCAGGCTCAACACCAGCGCGGCCCGCTTTACCGCGAACGACGCCGCAGGTGAAAATCAGAATTCAGTCGCCGCCGTCGAACTTCAGGACGGCACTGTGCTGCCTGCCCAGATTGTACTGATCGGCATCGGCGTCATTCCGAATACCCAGCTGGCCGAACAGCTGGGACTGGCCGTGGACAACGGCGTGGTGGTGGACCGGTTCGCGCTGGCGTCGGACGGGACCACCGTGGCGGTGGGGGATGTTGCCAACATGCCCAACCCCGTGCCGGGTTCCGAGCCGGGCGAACGGATCCGGCTGGAGAGCGTCAACAACGCCATCGAGCATGCCAAGGTGGCGGCCTACTCGCTCACGGGCAGGCGGGAGGAATACGCCGGCATCCCGTGGTTCTGGTCCAACCAGGCCGACCTCAAGCTCCAGATCGCGGGCCTCTGCAACGGCTACGACCGGACCGTGCTCCGGCGCGACGAGGAACGCGGCAAATTCAGCGTCCTGTACTACCGCCAGGGCCGGATCATTGCAGCGGACTGCGTCAATGCGCCGCTGGACTTCATGGCTGTCAAGAACGCCCTGGCCAAGGGCCGGAACATCCCGGCCGATGCCGCCGAGGACACCGCAACACCCCTCAAGACCATCACCACGGACAGCTAG
- a CDS encoding HD domain-containing protein, which translates to MSTPKTPVAEAGPGAVPTAVDTENPDPLAEAFAAEYSIRPVPAPGPVDTTPICTTPAALEELDALWQAVVHETRTRGNDIHLPISLAFAERLCRAYPQADAGLVRVATLLHDTGWAHVDETRIISEGFAGDWRKAAIRYEHEQQGCDVARRVLPGLGYSAAFVESVCEIIDGHDTRPVARSLEDALMRDADRLWRFDRAGIALASSWFKMDPATYTDRLATEIVPELITQAAVDMAAADLDRSNALLKTAVIR; encoded by the coding sequence ATGAGCACCCCCAAGACTCCGGTCGCCGAGGCTGGCCCCGGCGCCGTCCCCACCGCTGTGGATACCGAAAATCCGGACCCGTTGGCCGAGGCCTTCGCCGCCGAGTACAGCATCCGGCCCGTTCCCGCACCGGGGCCGGTGGACACCACGCCCATCTGCACCACCCCTGCAGCCCTTGAGGAGCTCGACGCGCTGTGGCAGGCCGTTGTCCACGAGACACGGACCCGCGGAAACGACATCCACCTGCCGATTTCCCTCGCCTTCGCCGAACGGCTGTGCCGGGCCTACCCCCAGGCCGACGCCGGACTGGTGAGGGTGGCCACCCTGCTCCACGACACCGGCTGGGCCCACGTTGATGAAACCCGCATCATTTCGGAGGGCTTCGCCGGGGACTGGCGCAAGGCGGCCATCCGCTACGAACACGAGCAGCAGGGCTGCGACGTGGCACGCCGGGTGCTGCCCGGGCTGGGCTATTCGGCCGCGTTCGTGGAAAGCGTCTGCGAGATCATCGACGGCCATGACACCCGTCCCGTGGCGCGCTCGCTGGAGGATGCCCTGATGCGCGACGCCGACCGGCTGTGGCGGTTCGACCGTGCCGGGATTGCGCTGGCCTCCTCGTGGTTCAAGATGGATCCGGCAACCTACACGGACAGGCTGGCCACCGAGATCGTGCCCGAACTCATCACCCAGGCAGCCGTGGACATGGCCGCCGCAGACCTCGACCGCTCCAACGCCCTGCTGAAGACGGCGGTGATCCGATGA
- a CDS encoding aldehyde dehydrogenase family protein — translation MTSATHDAPALTARSGLSLPHTHVDTIFVDGAWQPSRGTGRNPVTDPATGEVWGSVPDGTPEDVDAAVGSARRAFHNSDDGAWPRLTPSERAAYLLRIADEVEQRADELSLTNSRENGSPVAESAGAAANAAGIFRYFATLAEYLEREDVRPFPRGGGESVVRRDPLGVCALIAPWNFPINLVVIKLAPALLAGCTVVIKPASPTPLSIRVIIDAVAAAGVPAGVVNLVTGSGRLGDALVKHPGVDKVAFTGSTPVGRKIAAACGELLRPVTLELGGKSSAIVLPDADLEAMSKVLIRSSMRNTGQTCYISTRILAPASRYDDVVDMVTATIAAGKQGDPLDPATVFGPCATESQYRTVLEYLESGLAEGARATTGGRAASLAGGLEGGYFVEPTVFADVTPDMRISREEIFGPVICVLKYDEVDEAVALANNTDFGLGGLVFGQDPETALAVADRMDTGSVGINFFASNHAAPFGGRHDSGLGTEYGIEGLNAYLSYKSIHRRG, via the coding sequence ATGACGTCCGCCACCCATGACGCTCCCGCCCTGACAGCCCGGAGTGGACTCTCCCTGCCGCACACCCACGTGGACACGATTTTCGTCGACGGTGCCTGGCAACCATCCCGCGGCACCGGCCGGAACCCGGTCACCGACCCTGCCACGGGCGAAGTCTGGGGCTCGGTCCCGGACGGCACGCCCGAAGACGTGGACGCCGCCGTCGGCTCCGCCCGGCGGGCGTTCCATAATTCCGACGACGGCGCCTGGCCCCGTCTGACACCTTCCGAGCGCGCCGCCTATCTGCTGCGGATTGCCGACGAAGTGGAACAGCGGGCTGACGAGCTGTCGCTGACCAACTCCCGGGAGAACGGCTCTCCGGTGGCCGAGTCCGCCGGTGCCGCGGCCAACGCGGCAGGCATCTTCCGCTACTTCGCGACCCTGGCCGAATACCTGGAGCGTGAGGACGTCCGTCCCTTCCCGCGCGGCGGGGGAGAGTCTGTGGTCCGGCGCGATCCCCTGGGAGTGTGCGCACTGATCGCGCCGTGGAACTTCCCCATCAACCTTGTGGTCATCAAGCTGGCGCCGGCACTGCTGGCCGGCTGCACCGTCGTGATCAAACCGGCGTCGCCCACGCCCTTGTCCATCCGTGTGATCATCGACGCGGTGGCCGCTGCCGGAGTACCCGCCGGCGTCGTCAACCTGGTCACCGGCTCCGGCCGGCTGGGAGATGCGCTGGTGAAGCATCCCGGTGTGGACAAGGTGGCCTTTACAGGTTCGACGCCCGTGGGCCGGAAAATTGCCGCCGCATGCGGGGAGCTGCTGCGCCCGGTCACGCTGGAGCTCGGCGGTAAGTCCAGCGCCATAGTACTGCCCGACGCCGACCTGGAGGCCATGTCCAAGGTGCTGATCCGCTCCTCCATGCGCAACACCGGCCAGACCTGCTACATCTCCACCCGGATTCTTGCACCCGCGAGCCGTTACGACGACGTAGTGGACATGGTCACGGCCACCATCGCCGCCGGGAAGCAGGGTGATCCGCTGGACCCCGCCACCGTCTTTGGGCCCTGTGCCACGGAGTCCCAGTACCGGACTGTGCTGGAGTACCTGGAATCGGGGCTTGCCGAAGGGGCGCGCGCCACGACCGGCGGCCGTGCGGCGTCGTTGGCCGGCGGGTTGGAGGGCGGCTACTTTGTGGAGCCCACGGTGTTCGCCGACGTCACCCCTGACATGCGGATCTCCCGCGAGGAGATCTTCGGCCCGGTGATCTGCGTCCTCAAATACGATGAGGTCGATGAGGCGGTTGCCCTCGCCAACAACACGGACTTTGGGCTGGGAGGCCTGGTGTTCGGGCAGGACCCCGAAACGGCCCTCGCTGTTGCTGACCGGATGGATACGGGCTCCGTAGGCATCAACTTCTTCGCCTCCAACCATGCCGCACCCTTTGGCGGCCGGCACGACTCGGGCCTGGGCACCGAGTACGGGATTGAAGGCCTGAATGCCTACCTGAGCTACAAGTCCATCCACCGCCGCGGGTAG